Within the Clostridium scatologenes genome, the region GGAGCTATTGCACTACCAATATAGTTGGACGATAACATACTGGATGTCGCCTTCGAGCGATTTTTATATCCAAAAACTTCAGATGTTTCTGACAAACTTGCAGCTGTATAAGGCCCTTCACCTATTCCAAACATAAAACGGATTATAATCAATGATGTAAATGACCAAGAAAACCCTGTAAACATAGTGAATATTGACCACATTACTATAGAAATAATTACCACTATTTTAGAACCAAATTTATCTGACAACCATCCTCCTGGAACTTGTATAAAAGCATAGCTAATATAAAAAGCACTCAAAACTAAACCTGATTGTGATGCATTTAATCCAAAATCTCTTGCTACAGATGAAATTGCAATATTCATTGCTGCTCTGTCAATATATAATATGCAATAAGCTATATATAACAGTGCAAATATCAAATACTTAGAATTCTTTTTCGTCATTCCAATTCAATCTCTCCCTTTCATTTATACACATCTTTAAATTTAAAACGTCAATTTTCATAAGTACTAAAAATCTTCTGCAAATTCTTTTATTAAGTAATAACTTGACTTAATACCATTAATAAATGCACATTTATCCATATTCTCATTAGGTGCATGATTATTTTGATCCGAATTTGCATACGGTATAGTTAATGTTGGTTTCTTTAAAATATCTGTCCATACATAATTAGGAACTGTTCCAGCCATAACTGGTTCAATAATAACTTTTTTATTTGAAGCAGTTTCCAATGCTTTAATAGCTGTTTTAATATAAGGTGAATTTGAATCCGTCATAGTTGGTGGATATGATACAAATTCTTGTATAGCTGCAAATGGTGAAAATTCTTGCACCACTTTTTTTATATTAGACATGATTTCAGAAGGATTTTGCTTTCCCACTAAACGTATGTCAAATTTTGCAACAGCCTCACTAGGTATAATATTTTTAGTTCCTTCTCCAGAGTATCCTGAATAAATTCCGGAAACATTAAATGTTGGATTAAACATAAGTAGATTGTAATATTCCTGTTTATCAAATTTAATATTAGAAATACCAAATCTCTTTTCTACACTTGATTTGTCATATGGTATTGCGTTTATCCATTTTTTCTCTAGATCAGTTGGCTCAAGGACATCGTCATAAAAATGTGGAATTATAATACAATCTTTATCAAATGAATATAACTTGTTAATAATTTTGTTTAGCAGTATAACTGGATTTTTGACAATATTTCCAGCATTTCCAGAATGACTATCAAAATCAGATGTCTTTACTCTAATTTCAAAACAAATTAACCCTCTATTTCCTAGTCTCAAAACAGGTCGTCCAGATTCATGTATTGATCCATCAACTACCACAACAAGATCTGTATTTAAAAGAGCATCACCGTATTCCTTTACAACATCAGGCAAATGCACACTTCCTTGCTCCTCTTCACCTTCAACAAGGAATTTTATATTAAAAGGAAATTTTTTATGTAACTTTAAGTAGCTATACATACCTAAAATTTGTGCGATTAACTGTCCCTTATTATCACCAATACCGCGGGCATAAAACTTGCCATCTTTTTCTGTAAGTTTAAATGGATCTGAATTCCACTTATCCACTGGATCTGGAGACATTACATCATAATGTCCGTAAAATAATACAGTAAATGGGCTTTCTCCAGGTATACTTGCATATATTGCTGGATTTCCATTTGTCTTCAATATTTTAGTTTCAGTATTCAATAATTTACTAAAAAGCAATTGAACATACTCTATGGCATCTTCTATACCTTCACCAGTTGAGCTCACACCCTTCTTAGCAATTAGTTCTGCAAGACTTTTCTGAAAAAAGTTAAAATTGTTTGAAATAAATTCATCAATGTCTATCAACTTCAAACTCCCCCTTTTAATTAAGCTTAATAATTCGAAAATTGTAATACGCTTTATCTAGACTAAAAGTCTCATACAATTTTAAAAAATCAATTAGATATCCTTAGATAAGTATTTTTGTGAATTTTCAATAATATATGCTGATAGGTAAATTATATTTATAAGTAAACAATTTAAAATTCACTAGATTAAAGTCCTTTAATCTAGTATTAATTTTAATATAAAAATTATGTCTCTAAAATGTCTTAAACTCGACTTAAACGCAAAATTTAGCATATTGAAAAAATTTATTATATTCTGAATTAAGCACGAACATTTTTTATTACTCTTAAAGGTATTGAAAATTCTTTAGGTATTGAATTTTTACAAATTCATTCTGATAATAATGAAATGTAACCATTATCAATTGATATGTACTTGGTACTATGATTATTATTTAAGAAATATATTGTGAAAGAATTAAATTTTATGTAAAACTATAATAGAGATATGGATTTTTAACATATCTCTATCACAATTAATAAAAATTAGTACTTATTTATCAAACTATAATATTTTTTCAAATTTATCTATACATTCAATACATTTATGCTTAAAAGCTTAAAATAATATTAATTTCCACAAGATTTTACCGAATCTTTTAACATAAATTTACTTATAACTAACTACATGAACTCCTTCACTTTCAATTATGTCATACAAATCCTTAAAATAATTTTCAGAAGGAGTTTTAAACTGTGTTGATGGCTTTTTTAAGCCTAATGCTTCATATTTACTATCGCCATAAGAATGATATGGCAACAGCTCCATCTTTGGTACCTTTATGTTTTCTCTGACAAATTTAGCTGTTTTTCTTATATTTTCAGCATCCGCATTAAAGCCTTCAATTACTGGTATTCTAATCACTATAGGTACCTCTAATTCATTAAGTCTGCATATATTTTTCAATATCTTTTTATTGCTGACTCCTGTATAAAACTTATGTTTGTTGTCATCCATATGCTTTATATCTATAAATATTAAACTCATTTTTTCTAAAATATCTTTTACATCTTGAAAATCAAAATAGCCAGAAGTTTCAATAGCTAAATCCACAGCTGAATCATAAAGTTTATATACAAGTTCCCTAAGAATATCTACTTGCATAGTAGCTTCTCCTCCAGAAAAGGTAACACCACCACCTGAATGTCTATAAAATATCTTTTGCTTTTCAATTATATTTAGTATTTCTTCACTACTGTAATTATAAATTAAATTTTTTCTACTTTTAGTTGGGCATTCCGTTACACAAGCTCCACAAACCTTACATTTTTCCCTTTCAAGTGGAGTATTTAAATTTATACCAACTCCCTGAGGACATATTTGAGCACACCTACCACACATCACACAAGTTTTTTCATAGTAAGCAACCTTCTTAAAGCTTGTATGACTTTCTGGATTAGAACACCATTTACATCTAAGAGGACATCCTGCAAAAAAGATTATTGTTCTTATTCCATTTCCATCATTAACAGAAAAGTTCTGCGGCTCCATAAAATACCCATATATACTATCCATATAAATCCTCCTTTTTTAAAGCATATACATACAAACATATAATTTATTTGTTATCCATAATTTTTCTAATAAAATACTCTATATCTCCACACAATAATTTTAGAATCAAAATTAAAAATTATTTTTTATTTGGAGGTAATATTAATGGATCCAAGAACAGATTCTTCACGTGTCAGAATCAAAAATATAAAAAGTGGAAAATATCTCAGCGTCCAAGGAGATTATTCAAACTGGTTAAATGATGATGCAAGCCTAACTATACGTGAGTGGCTTAATTTATCACCATTAAAAAGTCCACAAGTTTGGCGTATTTTACAAAAAAGTGATAATTCATGGATTATGCTTAATCAAAATAGTTGTCTTTTAGCATCAATTCGTGCCAGAAGTCAAGCTAACGATGCTATTGCTATACAATATCATATCCAAAATGTATCCGAAGAATTTCAACATTGGAATTTTGAATTATTGGAAAATGGTAATTTTCTAATTAAAAATGTTCATTCACATAAATATATAGGTCCTCAATGTAGAAGTACTGAAAATGATCACTATTGTATACAATGGGATAGCCAAATTTTAGAAGATAGTTATCAAGAGTGGACATTTGAAAAAATATAATAAAATTCAAAGGAAATAGTGAACCATAATTATTAGTACCCTATTGATATTTAATAGGGTACTTTATTTTAGCCTTGCCATGATTTTCTCACATTACAACAATTCAAGCGTTTCACATATGTTTCACTTCACCATTAAATAATCACATTTCATTAATAAGTCTCGTGAGCTGTTCTTGCAATAATTGCATCCTGCATTGATTTAGATAGATTTACAAATTGAGTGCTGTAACCTGCAACCCTTACTAACAAATCTTTATAATCCTCAGGATGTTCTTGTGCTTTAAGTAATGTCTCAGTGGATATTGTATTAAATTGCACATGAAAAGCTCCTAATGAGAAAAAGGATTGTATCATTGCTCCTAAATTGCTTTGACCCCTTTTTGTATTTACCAAATCCTCATTTAATCTTAAATTTAATAATGTTCCACCTGAATGTACATCCTGATTAACCTTTGCTGCTGAACGCATAGCTGCAAGTGGTGTAGAAGTATCAGATCCTGCAAAAGGAGATACACCTTCTGACAATGGCTCCTTAGCTTTTCTTCCACAAGGAGTAGCTCCAACTACCTTTCCTGTTGGCAAATAGTTAGAAATACCCATAAAAGCAGTGTTAAAGTTATTGCCATTAATATCTTTATATTTGTGACCTTCTTTATAATAGTGATTTGCCATCTTAATAGCAATATCATCTACATAATCTATGTCATTTCCGTACTTTGGAACTGATAAAGCTAGTGCTCTAAGTTCTTCATAGCCTTCCCAATTTGCATCAAGAGCTTTTACTAAAGTTTCCATAGTTGTAACCTTATCTTCAAAAACAAGCTTTTTAATTACGGCAAGAGAGTTGGATGTAACTGCAAGTCCAATTCCAGTAATTACAGGTCCAAGATTGTATTTAGCACCAGCATCAACTAAATCTTTTCCTTTTATCATACAGTCTTCTATACATGAAGATAAAAATGGTCTTGGAACAATCTCCTTATGAATCCTTTGTGCTACTAAAGTGGCTGTAATTGAATGTGAAATTAGATTATCAAATTGCTTGTAAAAAGCCTCTTCTACTTCTTCATAAGCTTTAAATATCGATGGATCTTTTTCATCCATACCTATCTTTTCACCAGTAATTCTACTTACACCTTTATTTAATGCATATTCTAAAGCTGCAGTAAAATTAACATTTACTGCGGAGGTCCATTCACCTGTCTTACGGAAATGAGGAACTACACAGCCGCAATTATTCCAATCTCTAGCATCTTCTGGTTCATAACCAGCATTTATAAGCATTTGATATCCCGCACTATCATTATGAATTGCTGGAAAACCAGTACCCTTACTTACCAAATGAGTAACTTCATCTAAAAAGCTACTTGGACAATCTTGATGAATTCTAACACTTAATCCTGGCTGATGTGTTTTTACTCTTTCAGTTGCTCTTAAACACATATAAGAAATATCATTAGTAGCATCCTTCCCTTCTCTTGTCTTTCCACCAACTGTTAAATTTTGAAATTGATTATATCCAGCAAAGAATTCAGCAGTATTTGCAGAAATTGTCCAAACCCACTCTGATAACTTTATCCAAAGAGCTTCAATAAGTTCTTCAATTTCATCCTTTACCATAATTCCTTTTTCTATATCCGATTTATAATATGGATACATAAACTGATCAAATCTTCCTATATTAAGGGCTAATGGATTTTCAGCTAATATTCCACCAACTTGTGTAAACCAAACAAATTGAATAGCTTCATAAAAAGTTTCAGGAGGATTTGCAGGAATTTTACTACATATTTCAGATACTTTTAATAGTTCAGCTTTTCTTACAGAATCATTTTCTACCTCTGCCATTTCCTTAGCCTTTGCAGAATATCTATTGGCAAGAGTAATAATTCCTTCAGAAGTAATTATAATTGAGTTATAAAAATCCTTCTTTTTTATATCTTCTACTGAGGTAAGAGAAAGTTTTGATATATGCTCTTTAGCTTCTTTAATAATTCCACCAAATCCTTTTTTAAAAAGAACATCCTGATAATCGGGGGTTATTTCACCAACTGCCTGTCTCCATTTTGAATCATTGTCAACTATACCAGTATCAACAGCAACTTTTGCAGTTTCCTTTGGAAGCTGGGCCAAAAAGGCTTCTTCTAACGATTGTCCTTTCCAATAAGGAAATATATTCTTTCTAACAAATGTTCTTTGTTCATCTGTCATAACATATGGATCTTGAACTCTTTTATCAAAGTTGTCCATTTCCCTATCTACCCATGTCCATGAAAATTCTGGAGTTAATATACCACATTTTCTAAATTCACCGATAGCACCAACAATAAGTTCTCCTTCAAAAATATTAACATCAATTTGCTCACAAGTATCTTTAAAAGCTTTAGCTCTTCTTATTGGAATAGCTTCACCTTCTGTCTTCCTGTGTGATTCTGTCCAGATTCTTGCCCTTTCATAAGAAATTGCAGGTTTTGCATTGATATAATTTTTTCTTGCCTTTTCAATTCTTTCTGTAATCATGATTATCACCCTCCACTTATACTTATATTTATTTTATGTTATAATGCATATTTTATGTTATAACATACAAGATTTTTAAAATTATCCATAAGAATATATTTAATTAATAGTTAACAACTCAAATTTCACACCTACAAAATTTTAACTTAAATATAATAGCATTATTTTTAAAAGTATAATTGACATAAAACAGAGGACAATGAAGGTGATTTTTCTTCCTTCATGTCAATTGCCCTCTAAAAAATATTTCACACGTAAAATTTGATTCATTAAATCTTAATTATATTACAAATTGCGGGATTTTTTAGTATTTAATTACATTTTGAAATATAACTTCTTCATCATATGGATTACTGTAAGTATGACTTTTATTAGGCTTAAATCTTAATGCTGCTGGAGCTGTAAGTTCAAAGGTTTGATCTTCTAAATCAAGCTTTAAACTTCCTTTTGTTACTACAATATATTCTTCTACTGAACTCTGATGAGGTGTAGAAACATGATGTGCTCCAGGAAGTAATTTAATGTAAAAATATTCAAACCCTGATAAAGGATTGAATGGAAATACATCATATAATATCATTTTTCCATCTGATTCATATACAGGCTCAATATCATCTATTGATACTGCTTTGTACTCATCATTTTCACTTCCTAAAAGCTCAGAAAATGAAATACGCAAACCTGTAGAAATTTTCCACAATATCGATATTGTAGGATTGGATTCCCCTCTTTCAATTTGGCCCAGCATTGCTTTACTTACACCTGTTAAATTAGATGTTTCCTCTAAGGTCAACTCTCTTTCAAATCTCACTCTTTTCAAAACAGAGCCTATATTATATGTTGGATCGTTCAATTCATATCAGCCTTTCTTAATGTTGTATTTTTATATTATATACATTATAACATACTTTGTGCATTATAACATACATAATTTTTATATTTTATAATATAAAATTTTATAATACTGACTAAATGAGCTTGTAAGGAGTTTACACATAAATCTAAATAATTTTTCGAGATTTTTGCTTAACTTTCTAAGTTTTGCTTGACTTATTTTGTTAAATGCAATATTATTTCATTATAGAATTAATACTATATCGAATTAATACTGAAAGGAAATAATTAGATATGAATAAAATAAATGCAGAACAATTCCAGAGATTTGATGCTGTTATGCACAAGATATATAAACGCTTGAGACAATTGCATGGAGATATAGATACAATGTTCCCTGGTGGAATAACAAGTAATGAACTAAGTGTATTAAAAGTAGCTAGCAAATATCCTGATGCAGCTTTAAAGGAAATTAGTCAATATTTAGATATACCAGGAAGCACTCTTACCAGCATAGTTGACAGACTTGAAAAAAGGAATTTGGTTAAACGTATTATAAGCTCCAAAAATAGACGTTCCTATTTATTAGAATTAACACAAGAAGGTATTAAAATAAGTGAACTACATGAAGTTGCTGAAAACCAATTGTGGAAAAAAGTGCTGGGAGCTTTAGATAAAGACTGTGAAAGAGATACATTAATTAATCTGCTAGATAAAATTAGTAAAGGAATAGAATAATTGGAGGCATAGAAATGAAAAAAGCTATTGTAATAGGTGCTACATCAGGTATCGGAAAAGAAACAGCTAAAAAACTAGCTAAATACGGTTATGAAGTCGGACTAGCTGGAAGAAGAGAGGATCGTCTTATAGAAATTCAAAAATCCATAACAACTAAAACCTTTATAAAAAAAATAGACGTTTCTAAAACTGATGAAGCAATTGATCTTCTAAAAGAACTTATAAAAGAACTTGGAGGCTTGGATTTAATTGTAATATGCCCTGGTATTGTAAGGCCAAATATTGAACTCAATTGGAATAAAGATAAAGAAACTATAGATACAAATGTATCAGGCTTCTCATCCATGGCTAATGCTGCCGCTCAATATTTTTCTAATCAAAATCATGGACATATAGTTGGTATTTCTTCTATGTCTGCAATTACATATAGCGATAGAACTAATGCCTATTGTGCATCAAAGGCTTTTATATCAAGTTATTTGAGAGGACTAAGAATACTATTTAATAGATCAAATAAAAATGTATATGTAACAGAGGTTCTTCCTGGTTGGGTATACACTGAAATGACTAAAAATGCTGATATGTCAAAAGTTTTTTGGGCTATCAGTGCTGATAAAGCAGCTGATCAAATAT harbors:
- a CDS encoding M20/M25/M40 family metallo-hydrolase gives rise to the protein MIDIDEFISNNFNFFQKSLAELIAKKGVSSTGEGIEDAIEYVQLLFSKLLNTETKILKTNGNPAIYASIPGESPFTVLFYGHYDVMSPDPVDKWNSDPFKLTEKDGKFYARGIGDNKGQLIAQILGMYSYLKLHKKFPFNIKFLVEGEEEQGSVHLPDVVKEYGDALLNTDLVVVVDGSIHESGRPVLRLGNRGLICFEIRVKTSDFDSHSGNAGNIVKNPVILLNKIINKLYSFDKDCIIIPHFYDDVLEPTDLEKKWINAIPYDKSSVEKRFGISNIKFDKQEYYNLLMFNPTFNVSGIYSGYSGEGTKNIIPSEAVAKFDIRLVGKQNPSEIMSNIKKVVQEFSPFAAIQEFVSYPPTMTDSNSPYIKTAIKALETASNKKVIIEPVMAGTVPNYVWTDILKKPTLTIPYANSDQNNHAPNENMDKCAFINGIKSSYYLIKEFAEDF
- a CDS encoding glycyl-radical enzyme activating protein; this translates as MDSIYGYFMEPQNFSVNDGNGIRTIIFFAGCPLRCKWCSNPESHTSFKKVAYYEKTCVMCGRCAQICPQGVGINLNTPLEREKCKVCGACVTECPTKSRKNLIYNYSSEEILNIIEKQKIFYRHSGGGVTFSGGEATMQVDILRELVYKLYDSAVDLAIETSGYFDFQDVKDILEKMSLIFIDIKHMDDNKHKFYTGVSNKKILKNICRLNELEVPIVIRIPVIEGFNADAENIRKTAKFVRENIKVPKMELLPYHSYGDSKYEALGLKKPSTQFKTPSENYFKDLYDIIESEGVHVVSYK
- a CDS encoding RICIN domain-containing protein is translated as MDPRTDSSRVRIKNIKSGKYLSVQGDYSNWLNDDASLTIREWLNLSPLKSPQVWRILQKSDNSWIMLNQNSCLLASIRARSQANDAIAIQYHIQNVSEEFQHWNFELLENGNFLIKNVHSHKYIGPQCRSTENDHYCIQWDSQILEDSYQEWTFEKI
- a CDS encoding glycyl radical protein; translated protein: MITERIEKARKNYINAKPAISYERARIWTESHRKTEGEAIPIRRAKAFKDTCEQIDVNIFEGELIVGAIGEFRKCGILTPEFSWTWVDREMDNFDKRVQDPYVMTDEQRTFVRKNIFPYWKGQSLEEAFLAQLPKETAKVAVDTGIVDNDSKWRQAVGEITPDYQDVLFKKGFGGIIKEAKEHISKLSLTSVEDIKKKDFYNSIIITSEGIITLANRYSAKAKEMAEVENDSVRKAELLKVSEICSKIPANPPETFYEAIQFVWFTQVGGILAENPLALNIGRFDQFMYPYYKSDIEKGIMVKDEIEELIEALWIKLSEWVWTISANTAEFFAGYNQFQNLTVGGKTREGKDATNDISYMCLRATERVKTHQPGLSVRIHQDCPSSFLDEVTHLVSKGTGFPAIHNDSAGYQMLINAGYEPEDARDWNNCGCVVPHFRKTGEWTSAVNVNFTAALEYALNKGVSRITGEKIGMDEKDPSIFKAYEEVEEAFYKQFDNLISHSITATLVAQRIHKEIVPRPFLSSCIEDCMIKGKDLVDAGAKYNLGPVITGIGLAVTSNSLAVIKKLVFEDKVTTMETLVKALDANWEGYEELRALALSVPKYGNDIDYVDDIAIKMANHYYKEGHKYKDINGNNFNTAFMGISNYLPTGKVVGATPCGRKAKEPLSEGVSPFAGSDTSTPLAAMRSAAKVNQDVHSGGTLLNLRLNEDLVNTKRGQSNLGAMIQSFFSLGAFHVQFNTISTETLLKAQEHPEDYKDLLVRVAGYSTQFVNLSKSMQDAIIARTAHETY
- a CDS encoding helix-turn-helix domain-containing protein, with product MNDPTYNIGSVLKRVRFERELTLEETSNLTGVSKAMLGQIERGESNPTISILWKISTGLRISFSELLGSENDEYKAVSIDDIEPVYESDGKMILYDVFPFNPLSGFEYFYIKLLPGAHHVSTPHQSSVEEYIVVTKGSLKLDLEDQTFELTAPAALRFKPNKSHTYSNPYDEEVIFQNVIKY
- a CDS encoding MarR family winged helix-turn-helix transcriptional regulator codes for the protein MNKINAEQFQRFDAVMHKIYKRLRQLHGDIDTMFPGGITSNELSVLKVASKYPDAALKEISQYLDIPGSTLTSIVDRLEKRNLVKRIISSKNRRSYLLELTQEGIKISELHEVAENQLWKKVLGALDKDCERDTLINLLDKISKGIE
- a CDS encoding SDR family NAD(P)-dependent oxidoreductase — translated: MKKAIVIGATSGIGKETAKKLAKYGYEVGLAGRREDRLIEIQKSITTKTFIKKIDVSKTDEAIDLLKELIKELGGLDLIVICPGIVRPNIELNWNKDKETIDTNVSGFSSMANAAAQYFSNQNHGHIVGISSMSAITYSDRTNAYCASKAFISSYLRGLRILFNRSNKNVYVTEVLPGWVYTEMTKNADMSKVFWAISADKAADQIYKAIVSKKKKIYVSKRWRILAWLINMLPEGLRVK